In a single window of the Bacillus rossius redtenbacheri isolate Brsri chromosome 8, Brsri_v3, whole genome shotgun sequence genome:
- the LOC134535416 gene encoding uncharacterized protein LOC134535416 isoform X1 produces MLRAPLGLRRGEAPGDSRPPSYCSRASSRPGARPATQHSREPEPGAVVSVISVTGADGFKLAPQDDSLAVSLSKGSKPRGHVVTIVQSDAEASPVIVTVSGSSSCAPQPLDGEMEILAHL; encoded by the coding sequence GGCGCCGCTGGGGCTGCGGCGCGGGGAGGCGCCCGGGGACAGCCGGCCGCCCAGCTACTGCTCCAGGGCCAGCTCGCGGCCCGGGGCGCGCCCGGCCACACAGCACAGCCGCGAGCCGGAGCCGGGCGCCGTGGTGAGCGTGATCAGCGTGACGGGTGCGGACGGCTTCAAGCTGGCGCCGCAGGACGACTCTCTGGCCGTCTCGCTGAGCAAGGGCTCCAAGCCGCGGGGCCACGTGGTGACCATCGTGCAGAGCGACGCCGAGGCGAGCCCGGTGATCGTGACGGTGTCCGGCTCCAGCAGCTGCGCGCCGCAGCCTCTGGACGGCGAGATGGAGATCCTGGCGCACTTGTAG